A single window of Paracoccus albus DNA harbors:
- the phnN gene encoding phosphonate metabolism protein/1,5-bisphosphokinase (PRPP-forming) PhnN: MSLRYIAVVGPSGAGKDTLMRAACDSLPGISQVRRVITRASADQSEEFEPVSEAEFARREERDAFVLKWQAHGLRYGIPRETGSGLRLVNLSRRILRQAAMVLPELSIVHVTASPDVLSARLSERGRETAHEIPARINREAEFDPAGLTVINIDNSGDLSASKSAFTSAVQELSK, translated from the coding sequence ATGAGCTTGCGCTACATCGCTGTCGTTGGCCCATCGGGTGCAGGGAAGGACACGTTGATGCGGGCGGCCTGCGACAGTTTGCCGGGCATATCGCAAGTGCGCCGCGTCATAACACGCGCCTCTGCCGATCAGAGCGAAGAGTTCGAACCCGTGTCGGAGGCGGAGTTTGCGCGGCGGGAAGAACGCGACGCGTTTGTGTTGAAATGGCAGGCGCATGGTCTGCGCTATGGTATCCCGCGCGAAACCGGGAGTGGTTTGCGCCTGGTCAACCTGTCCCGTCGTATCCTGCGGCAGGCGGCAATGGTCCTGCCAGAGCTTTCCATTGTTCATGTAACCGCCAGTCCCGACGTTCTGTCTGCGCGTTTGTCCGAACGCGGGCGCGAAACGGCGCATGAAATACCTGCCCGGATCAATCGCGAAGCAGAGTTTGATCCAGCCGGGTTGACCGTCATCAACATTGACAATTCCGGCGATCTTTCTGCCTCAAAGTCCGCCTTCACCTCCGCCGTTCAGGAGCTTTCCAAATGA
- the phnL gene encoding phosphonate C-P lyase system protein PhnL produces the protein MIEAMNVAKEFTLHNQGGTVLRVMQDASLSVAPGECVALTGASGSGKSTLMRMIWGNYRTDHGKIRVGDTIVSGAEPRQVIALRRATLGYVSQFLRVVPRVPTLRVVAETLLSLGVHLHEAEARAADLLGRLNIAENLWGLSPTTFSGGEQQRVNIARGFVHPYPALLLDEPTASLDAANRETVLRLIEEAKDRGAAILGIFHDEDARDRLCDRQVDVTGFTPERLT, from the coding sequence ATGATCGAAGCAATGAATGTTGCGAAAGAGTTCACCCTGCACAATCAGGGTGGCACGGTGCTGCGCGTGATGCAGGACGCATCGCTGTCGGTGGCACCGGGCGAATGCGTGGCCCTGACGGGTGCATCGGGGTCGGGCAAGTCTACCCTGATGCGCATGATCTGGGGCAATTACCGCACCGATCATGGCAAGATCCGCGTCGGTGATACGATCGTTTCAGGGGCAGAGCCGCGTCAGGTGATCGCGCTTCGCCGCGCGACGCTTGGATATGTCAGCCAGTTCCTGCGTGTGGTGCCGCGCGTCCCCACTTTGCGCGTCGTGGCAGAGACGCTGCTATCGCTTGGTGTGCACCTGCATGAGGCAGAGGCACGCGCTGCCGACCTTCTGGGCCGGCTGAACATTGCCGAGAACCTGTGGGGTCTGTCGCCCACGACATTTTCCGGCGGCGAGCAGCAACGGGTGAATATCGCGCGCGGCTTCGTGCACCCCTATCCCGCGTTGCTGCTTGATGAGCCTACAGCCAGCCTTGACGCTGCCAATCGCGAAACCGTGCTTCGTCTGATAGAAGAGGCGAAGGACAGGGGTGCTGCCATTCTTGGAATTTTCCACGATGAAGACGCGCGTGACAGGCTGTGTGACCGGCAGGTCGATGTGACGGGATTCACGCCGGAGAGACTGACATGA